A stretch of the Ctenopharyngodon idella isolate HZGC_01 chromosome 14, HZGC01, whole genome shotgun sequence genome encodes the following:
- the LOC127525680 gene encoding zinc finger protein 518B gives MRSQQSFMSFMSSKDSAIPKKDIDRLCCAKCRFSTKDTDLFERHVSHHKEMTFSCALCSYVSYSKTESQKHIVSHTGSYPYRCSFCSYGAVRRDYMVKHILRIHKRHAEEGFITDFTLSTPTVPETLGISGWPEGNNQCAIPNSQAEHPSGSQSRINKSSTTGKAASQASSNRARVSFSMTTPCVSNTTAIVPVSKTPFTSAVPSVGYSLGKLPQVVLRSREENGNLSNSLQSADGQSMVAIKRTISEKPIPKVSFSRVQVSSTTPLRQSPRVGVPEKAVHLRAIPRVQVRPPVESNTPLRTLLSMPFSKSNVHNVQMDQRASQSTTGISVTTLKTSTNPSGPIRSPLHSGNQAKTNSRILVGSSAEASSPLSSVQVELLAPLNQPIQHNKPLTVSCPEEINIPAGCLVELVEVKNVNGTRELELRLIPPNGVPQEQRSTEDRPSPVTTGGKLSFKCQVAAKGSPVSSSTSSTSHKVKQQQPSASTDVQSIINSVHKPQCSSETSTRNKLNLNTKDPGTKRSVAAHDIATLQVPELSSEGLPVISSVFSLCPTPTSTQSKEPKDDVGSAKQSLVCSFLIKKEEEPEEKHKDASLCLKETKTEDENTEGSTISKTRGQVKTPVGNTLNTSHLKQAPNLSQPLVMPTQSIVPSDKDKISHQNKGAFERESGRNLDCRQHSSCASLMYPKVALVRIPSSLVEPSKKLPEAPTREESLTARPVLCCTLSEQNVSGGPQVAIKLILKRDFRESEEKKQDSPPRKKHKKEKRKAKKHRLSSSVEMGLPRHKELRLTPQKEDQLVKLPGPNQPVVVLNHPNPLVQTVNVGVQTLKNYKWIRSVDHEPVRKQPSLKMKLKKVHGEKYQVIELVLNGVSDQYLS, from the coding sequence ATGCGTTCACAACAGAGTTTCATGTCATTTATGAGCAGCAAGGACAGTGCTATACCTAAAAAAGACATTGATCGCCTGTGCTGTGCAAAATGTCGATTTTCAACAAAGGACACTGACCTGTTTGAGAGGCACGTATCCCATCATAAAGAGATGACTTTCTCCTGTGCGCTCTGCAGCTATGTTTCCTATTCTAAAACAGAGTCTCAGAAACACATCGTCTCACATACTGGCTCGTACCCATACAGGTGCAGCTTCTGCTCGTATGGAGCGGTGCGGAGAGATTACATGGTGAAGCATATTCTTCGTATACACAAGAGACATGCAGAAGAAGGCTTCATAACTGATTTTACTTTGTCCACCCCAACCGTCCCTGAAACTCTCGGGATATCAGGTTGGCCTGAAGGAAACAACCAGTGTGCAATTCCCAATTCCCAAGCCGAACACCCAAGTGGAAGTCAGTCCAGAATCAACAAATCATCTACTACTGGTAAAGCAGCGAGCCAAGCTAGCAGTAATCGTGCTCGTGTGTCCTTCAGTATGACAACGCCATGTGTCTCCAATACAACAGCCATTGTTCCAGTTTCTAAGACACCGTTCACCAGTGCTGTTCCAAGCGTAGGTTACTCATTAGGCAAACTGCCGCAAGTGGTTCTAAGATCCCGGGAGGAAAACGGTAACCTATCAAACTCTCTGCAAAGTGCCGATGGTCAAAGTATGGTGGCTattaaaagaaccatttcagAAAAGCCAATTCCGAAAGTCTCATTCTCAAGAGTCCAGGTTAGTTCTACAACACCACTACGGCAAAGCCCGAGGGTTGGAGTCCCTGAAAAGGCTGTGCATTTGAGAGCCATTCCCAGAGTCCAGGTCCGACCACCTGTTGAAAGTAACACCCCGCTCAGAACACTGCTTAGCATGCCGTTTTCCAAGAGCAATGTCCACAATGTCCAAATGGATCAGAGGGCTAGTCAGTCCACAACAGGGATTAGTGTTACGACGCTGAAAACGAGTACAAATCCCAGTGGTCCAATCAGAAGTCCACTGCACTCCGGCAATCAGGCAAAGACAAACTCCAGAATACTTGTAGGATCATCAGCTGAGGCATCAAGTCCATTATCCAGTGTCCAAGTGGAACTGTTAGCACCTTTGAACCAGCCAATTCAACACAACAAGCCTTTGACAGTGTCCTGTCCAGAGGAAATCAATATTCCTGCTGGGTGTTTGGTGGAATTGGTTGAGGTGAAAAACGTCAATGGGACTCGGGAGCTGGAGCTACGGTTGATCCCTCCAAATGGAGTCCCGCAAGAACAGAGGAGCACTGAGGATAGACCTTCACCAGTCACTACTGGAGGCAAATTGTCCTTCAAATGTCAAGTTGCTGCCAAAGGGAGTCCAGTCAGCTCGTCCACATCTTCAACATCTCACAAGGTCAAACAGCAGCAGCCTTCAGCATCCACTGATGTCCAGAGTATCATAAATTCAGTACACAAACCACAGTGTTCTTCAGAGACATCTACCAGGAACAAACTTAACCTGAATACCAAAGATCCAGGGACCAAGCGCTCAGTGGCAGCTCACGACATCGCCACGCTCCAGGTTCCAGAATTGAGTTCTGAAGGCCTTCCTGTGATCTCATcggttttctctctctgtcctacACCTACGTCAACACAAAGCAAGGAGCCAAAGGACGATGTGGGAAGTGCAAAGCAATCGCTGGTCTGTAGTTTTCTGATTAAAAAGGAGGAGGAGCCTGAGGAGAAACACAAAGATGCTTCTTTGTGCCTCAAAGAAACTAAGACAGAGGATGAGAATACTGAAGGCTCTACAATATCTAAGACTCGTGGACAAGTGAAAACACCAGTTGGAAATACTTTAAACACAAGTCACTTAAAACAAGCTCCAAATTTGTCTCAACCATTGGTTATGCCAACCCAGAGCATCGTCCCATCAGACAAGGACAAAATTTCACATCAAAACAAGGGAGCTTTTGAACGTGAGTCTGGAAGGAACTTGGATTGCCGGCAACACAGTTCCTGTGCTTCCCTCATGTATCCAAAAGTAGCTTTAGTCAGGATTCCGAGTTCTTTGGTGGAACCCTCTAAGAAGCTTCCAGAAGCACCAACACGAGAGGAGAGTTTGACGGCGCGACCGGTTCTCTGCTGTACGTTAAGCGAGCAGAACGTGTCTGGTGGTCCTCAAGTAGCCATCAAGCTGATCCTAAAGAGAGACTTTCGTGAAAGTGAAGAGAAGAAGCAAGACTCGCCGCCAcgtaaaaaacataaaaaagaaaagagaaaagccAAAAAACATCGGTTGTCATCGTCGGTTGAGATGGGCCTTCCCCGTCATAAAGAACTGAGGTTAACTCCTCAGAAAGAGGATCAGCTTGTCAAGCTTCCTGGTCCGAACCAGCCGGTTGTGGTTCTGAACCATCCGAATCCTTTAGTTCAGACAGTCAATGTTGGCGTCCAAACGCTGAAGAACTATAAATGGATACGCTCAGTGGATCATGAACCTGTGAGGAAACAGCCTTCACTCAAGATGAAACTCAAGAAAGTTCACGGAGAGAAGTATCAGGTGATCGAGTTGGTCCTCAATGGAGTCTCGGACCAATATCTCTCGTGA
- the LOC127525682 gene encoding cytokine-dependent hematopoietic cell linker isoform X4 encodes MKDDMNRRERIRHAHRHLDEDSCPAERATKSHISTADVVHVPPPRPLRVQPAGRLESMGSADRAVTVTPRPVRSLPRDHLSLPPLPIQTITDCPNLFDSSPPSRPAPASPQTRTQNNRPTWMQSSSCETENPQVKTTQTTQSSASHTSHRFSLDLESQDFDSVCEGDSSSSDSHARKAQHHEWPPVRGETGGSFTCHSKPAQGLEEQNWYVGAVGRVEAEHALHLVNREGAFLVRDCSKNTTYEPLVLAVFYDKRVFNIQIRFSEEISKYTLGTGLRTNDRFDSVTDIIKFHSIFPIVLIDGRKTSGATNQKRQCVLMYPITKQDLTELLT; translated from the exons ATGAAG GATGACATGAATCGAAGAGAGCGGATCAGACACGCACACAGACACCTGGATGAAG ACAGCTGTCCTGCTGAACGAGCCACTAAAAGTCACATCAGCACAGCA GATGTTGTGCATGTTCCTCCTCCTCGACCTCTGCGTGTTCAGCCAG CTGGAAGACTGGAGTCCATGGGATCTGCTGACAGG GCCGTCACAGTCACACCGAG GCCGGTGAGATCATTACCCAGAGATCACCTGAGTTTACCACCTCTGCCAATacagaccatcactgactgtcCAAACCTGTTCGACTCGTCGCCTCCATCCAGACCGGCTCCGGCGTCGCCACAAACCAGAACACAAAACAACAGACCCACATGGATGCA ATCAAGTTCGTGTGAAACAGAGAAT CCTcaggttaaaacaacacaaacaacacaatcttCTGCAA GTCACACGTCTCACAGATTTTCTCTGGATCTGGAATCTCAGGATTTTGACAG TGTGTGTGAGGGAGACAGCAGCTCGTCCG ATTCACACGCGAGGAAAGCGCAGCATCACGAGTGGCCGCCAGTGAGAGGAGAAACCGGCGGCAGCTTCACCTGTCACAGTAAACCTGCGCAG GGATTGGAGGAGCAGAACTGGTATGTTGGAGCGGTTGGTCGCGTGGAGGCTGAACACGCTCTTCATCTGGTCAACCGG GAAGGAGCTTTCCTAGTGCGCGACTGCTCAAAGAACACTACCTACGAGCCCTTGGTCCTCGCCGTGTTTTACGACAAAAGAGTTTTTAACATTCAGATCCGCTTCAGTGAGGAAATCAGCAAATACACTCTGGGAACGGGACTCAGAACCAACGAC AGGTTCGATTCGGTCACTGACATCATCAAGTTCCACTCCATTTTTCCCATCGTTCTCATTGACGGACGCAAAACTTCTGGAGCGACCAATCAGAAGAGACAGTGTGTCCTGATGTACCCAATCACAAAGCAGGACCTGACGGAGCTGCTGACTTGA
- the LOC127525682 gene encoding cytokine-dependent hematopoietic cell linker isoform X1, which produces MMDDMNRRERIRHAHRHLDEDSCPAERATKSHISTADVVHVPPPRPLRVQPGCKGPAINRALKPGRLPKSASAGRLESMGSADRAVTVTPRPVRSLPRDHLSLPPLPIQTITDCPNLFDSSPPSRPAPASPQTRTQNNRPTWMQSSSCETENPQVKTTQTTQSSASHTSHRFSLDLESQDFDSVCEGDSSSSDSHARKAQHHEWPPVRGETGGSFTCHSKPAQGLEEQNWYVGAVGRVEAEHALHLVNREGAFLVRDCSKNTTYEPLVLAVFYDKRVFNIQIRFSEEISKYTLGTGLRTNDRFDSVTDIIKFHSIFPIVLIDGRKTSGATNQKRQCVLMYPITKQDLTELLT; this is translated from the exons ATGATG GATGACATGAATCGAAGAGAGCGGATCAGACACGCACACAGACACCTGGATGAAG ACAGCTGTCCTGCTGAACGAGCCACTAAAAGTCACATCAGCACAGCA GATGTTGTGCATGTTCCTCCTCCTCGACCTCTGCGTGTTCAGCCAG GATGTAAAGGACCTGCCATCAACAGAGCACTCAAACCCGGGAGACTGCCGAAAAGTGCATCGG CTGGAAGACTGGAGTCCATGGGATCTGCTGACAGG GCCGTCACAGTCACACCGAG GCCGGTGAGATCATTACCCAGAGATCACCTGAGTTTACCACCTCTGCCAATacagaccatcactgactgtcCAAACCTGTTCGACTCGTCGCCTCCATCCAGACCGGCTCCGGCGTCGCCACAAACCAGAACACAAAACAACAGACCCACATGGATGCA ATCAAGTTCGTGTGAAACAGAGAAT CCTcaggttaaaacaacacaaacaacacaatcttCTGCAA GTCACACGTCTCACAGATTTTCTCTGGATCTGGAATCTCAGGATTTTGACAG TGTGTGTGAGGGAGACAGCAGCTCGTCCG ATTCACACGCGAGGAAAGCGCAGCATCACGAGTGGCCGCCAGTGAGAGGAGAAACCGGCGGCAGCTTCACCTGTCACAGTAAACCTGCGCAG GGATTGGAGGAGCAGAACTGGTATGTTGGAGCGGTTGGTCGCGTGGAGGCTGAACACGCTCTTCATCTGGTCAACCGG GAAGGAGCTTTCCTAGTGCGCGACTGCTCAAAGAACACTACCTACGAGCCCTTGGTCCTCGCCGTGTTTTACGACAAAAGAGTTTTTAACATTCAGATCCGCTTCAGTGAGGAAATCAGCAAATACACTCTGGGAACGGGACTCAGAACCAACGAC AGGTTCGATTCGGTCACTGACATCATCAAGTTCCACTCCATTTTTCCCATCGTTCTCATTGACGGACGCAAAACTTCTGGAGCGACCAATCAGAAGAGACAGTGTGTCCTGATGTACCCAATCACAAAGCAGGACCTGACGGAGCTGCTGACTTGA
- the LOC127525682 gene encoding cytokine-dependent hematopoietic cell linker isoform X3, with translation MMDDMNRRERIRHAHRHLDEDSCPAERATKSHISTADVVHVPPPRPLRVQPAGRLESMGSADRAVTVTPRPVRSLPRDHLSLPPLPIQTITDCPNLFDSSPPSRPAPASPQTRTQNNRPTWMQSSSCETENPQVKTTQTTQSSASHTSHRFSLDLESQDFDSVCEGDSSSSDSHARKAQHHEWPPVRGETGGSFTCHSKPAQGLEEQNWYVGAVGRVEAEHALHLVNREGAFLVRDCSKNTTYEPLVLAVFYDKRVFNIQIRFSEEISKYTLGTGLRTNDRFDSVTDIIKFHSIFPIVLIDGRKTSGATNQKRQCVLMYPITKQDLTELLT, from the exons ATGATG GATGACATGAATCGAAGAGAGCGGATCAGACACGCACACAGACACCTGGATGAAG ACAGCTGTCCTGCTGAACGAGCCACTAAAAGTCACATCAGCACAGCA GATGTTGTGCATGTTCCTCCTCCTCGACCTCTGCGTGTTCAGCCAG CTGGAAGACTGGAGTCCATGGGATCTGCTGACAGG GCCGTCACAGTCACACCGAG GCCGGTGAGATCATTACCCAGAGATCACCTGAGTTTACCACCTCTGCCAATacagaccatcactgactgtcCAAACCTGTTCGACTCGTCGCCTCCATCCAGACCGGCTCCGGCGTCGCCACAAACCAGAACACAAAACAACAGACCCACATGGATGCA ATCAAGTTCGTGTGAAACAGAGAAT CCTcaggttaaaacaacacaaacaacacaatcttCTGCAA GTCACACGTCTCACAGATTTTCTCTGGATCTGGAATCTCAGGATTTTGACAG TGTGTGTGAGGGAGACAGCAGCTCGTCCG ATTCACACGCGAGGAAAGCGCAGCATCACGAGTGGCCGCCAGTGAGAGGAGAAACCGGCGGCAGCTTCACCTGTCACAGTAAACCTGCGCAG GGATTGGAGGAGCAGAACTGGTATGTTGGAGCGGTTGGTCGCGTGGAGGCTGAACACGCTCTTCATCTGGTCAACCGG GAAGGAGCTTTCCTAGTGCGCGACTGCTCAAAGAACACTACCTACGAGCCCTTGGTCCTCGCCGTGTTTTACGACAAAAGAGTTTTTAACATTCAGATCCGCTTCAGTGAGGAAATCAGCAAATACACTCTGGGAACGGGACTCAGAACCAACGAC AGGTTCGATTCGGTCACTGACATCATCAAGTTCCACTCCATTTTTCCCATCGTTCTCATTGACGGACGCAAAACTTCTGGAGCGACCAATCAGAAGAGACAGTGTGTCCTGATGTACCCAATCACAAAGCAGGACCTGACGGAGCTGCTGACTTGA
- the LOC127525682 gene encoding cytokine-dependent hematopoietic cell linker isoform X2, whose protein sequence is MKDDMNRRERIRHAHRHLDEDSCPAERATKSHISTADVVHVPPPRPLRVQPGCKGPAINRALKPGRLPKSASAGRLESMGSADRAVTVTPRPVRSLPRDHLSLPPLPIQTITDCPNLFDSSPPSRPAPASPQTRTQNNRPTWMQSSSCETENPQVKTTQTTQSSASHTSHRFSLDLESQDFDSVCEGDSSSSDSHARKAQHHEWPPVRGETGGSFTCHSKPAQGLEEQNWYVGAVGRVEAEHALHLVNREGAFLVRDCSKNTTYEPLVLAVFYDKRVFNIQIRFSEEISKYTLGTGLRTNDRFDSVTDIIKFHSIFPIVLIDGRKTSGATNQKRQCVLMYPITKQDLTELLT, encoded by the exons ATGAAG GATGACATGAATCGAAGAGAGCGGATCAGACACGCACACAGACACCTGGATGAAG ACAGCTGTCCTGCTGAACGAGCCACTAAAAGTCACATCAGCACAGCA GATGTTGTGCATGTTCCTCCTCCTCGACCTCTGCGTGTTCAGCCAG GATGTAAAGGACCTGCCATCAACAGAGCACTCAAACCCGGGAGACTGCCGAAAAGTGCATCGG CTGGAAGACTGGAGTCCATGGGATCTGCTGACAGG GCCGTCACAGTCACACCGAG GCCGGTGAGATCATTACCCAGAGATCACCTGAGTTTACCACCTCTGCCAATacagaccatcactgactgtcCAAACCTGTTCGACTCGTCGCCTCCATCCAGACCGGCTCCGGCGTCGCCACAAACCAGAACACAAAACAACAGACCCACATGGATGCA ATCAAGTTCGTGTGAAACAGAGAAT CCTcaggttaaaacaacacaaacaacacaatcttCTGCAA GTCACACGTCTCACAGATTTTCTCTGGATCTGGAATCTCAGGATTTTGACAG TGTGTGTGAGGGAGACAGCAGCTCGTCCG ATTCACACGCGAGGAAAGCGCAGCATCACGAGTGGCCGCCAGTGAGAGGAGAAACCGGCGGCAGCTTCACCTGTCACAGTAAACCTGCGCAG GGATTGGAGGAGCAGAACTGGTATGTTGGAGCGGTTGGTCGCGTGGAGGCTGAACACGCTCTTCATCTGGTCAACCGG GAAGGAGCTTTCCTAGTGCGCGACTGCTCAAAGAACACTACCTACGAGCCCTTGGTCCTCGCCGTGTTTTACGACAAAAGAGTTTTTAACATTCAGATCCGCTTCAGTGAGGAAATCAGCAAATACACTCTGGGAACGGGACTCAGAACCAACGAC AGGTTCGATTCGGTCACTGACATCATCAAGTTCCACTCCATTTTTCCCATCGTTCTCATTGACGGACGCAAAACTTCTGGAGCGACCAATCAGAAGAGACAGTGTGTCCTGATGTACCCAATCACAAAGCAGGACCTGACGGAGCTGCTGACTTGA